A genomic window from Cytobacillus suaedae includes:
- a CDS encoding ABC transporter ATP-binding protein, translating to MTTPHLKLDGVETYIDQYHILQGVSFEVPRGEVTVLLGRNGAGKTTTLRSIMGLNPAAKGKILYNDQEIQGLPTYTIANKGIGYVPEDQGIFADLTVEENMKVAIKKENDETKERLEYILNLFPDLKTFWKRRGGNLSGGQKQMLSIARAYVNENDLLLIDEPSKGLAPIIVEKVMESIQEMKAKTTIVLVEQNFIMASTIGDRFYIIDDGRSVYHGEMKELKENEQLRKQYLGIA from the coding sequence ATGACGACACCGCATCTTAAACTTGATGGAGTTGAAACTTATATTGACCAGTATCATATTTTGCAAGGGGTATCTTTTGAAGTTCCAAGAGGTGAAGTGACTGTCTTACTGGGCCGTAATGGAGCTGGAAAAACAACAACCTTACGTAGCATTATGGGGCTTAACCCAGCGGCGAAAGGGAAAATTCTCTACAATGACCAAGAGATACAGGGATTGCCAACTTATACAATTGCAAATAAGGGGATTGGCTATGTACCTGAAGATCAAGGAATTTTTGCTGATTTGACGGTTGAAGAGAATATGAAAGTTGCTATAAAAAAAGAAAATGATGAAACGAAAGAACGCTTAGAATATATTTTAAATTTATTTCCTGACTTAAAGACGTTTTGGAAAAGACGAGGCGGTAATTTAAGCGGAGGACAAAAACAAATGCTCTCTATTGCTAGGGCATATGTTAATGAAAATGATTTACTTCTTATTGATGAGCCAAGTAAAGGTCTTGCTCCAATTATTGTTGAAAAGGTAATGGAATCCATCCAGGAGATGAAAGCAAAAACAACCATTGTTCTTGTTGAACAAAACTTTATTATGGCAAGTACGATTGGTGATCGTTTTTATATCATTGATGACGGCCGTTCGGTTTATCATGGTGAAATGAAAGAACTAAAAGAAAATGAGCAATTACGGAAACAATACTTAGGTATTGCGTAA
- a CDS encoding branched-chain amino acid ABC transporter permease — translation MKLLQTNSQKANLVYVLMAFFLLLFPFMNDSRSLMIIFTQMFIFAILAMSYDILLGYTGIVSFGHAMFFGIGAYTTGIFMKQFDSTTVYLLLSIVVGAILAGIVSYIVGLLSLRLKSHFYAMLTLAFSGLFLVLAEKWRTLTYGNDGFTFPIPDYLKDRLTLYLISFGVMVLVFIFLKRFTESPLGRVLQAIRENEPRTESLGYNVLHYKIIASVVAGVIASLSGSLYVLTLRFVNTSVFTMDITLDALLMTIIGGVGTLVGAIIGAGLIEFAHHWLTGLAKVHWIFERWIIFFGILYILVVMFFPYGLVGSFKLWWFKRRSKKGKEDVSKHDIAS, via the coding sequence ATGAAACTATTACAAACAAATTCACAAAAGGCAAACCTAGTGTATGTGTTAATGGCTTTCTTTTTACTCCTCTTTCCATTTATGAATGACTCTAGAAGTTTAATGATCATTTTTACACAGATGTTTATCTTTGCGATCTTAGCTATGAGTTATGATATTTTGCTAGGATATACAGGAATTGTATCCTTTGGTCATGCTATGTTCTTTGGGATAGGTGCATATACAACTGGTATCTTTATGAAACAGTTCGATAGTACGACAGTATATTTATTACTTTCTATCGTGGTTGGTGCCATTTTAGCTGGGATTGTAAGTTATATTGTAGGTCTACTTTCCTTACGATTAAAAAGTCACTTTTACGCTATGCTGACTCTAGCATTTTCAGGACTATTCCTTGTTTTAGCTGAAAAGTGGAGAACGCTAACTTATGGGAATGATGGGTTTACGTTTCCAATTCCTGATTATTTAAAAGATAGGTTAACTCTTTATTTAATCTCTTTTGGAGTTATGGTTCTCGTGTTTATCTTCCTAAAAAGATTTACGGAATCACCACTCGGTCGAGTGTTACAAGCAATAAGGGAAAATGAACCAAGAACAGAATCACTTGGTTATAATGTTCTACATTATAAGATTATTGCTAGCGTTGTAGCAGGAGTTATTGCTAGTTTATCAGGATCACTCTATGTGCTTACGCTACGATTTGTAAATACATCTGTATTTACAATGGATATCACACTTGATGCGCTATTGATGACAATTATCGGCGGTGTTGGAACATTAGTCGGTGCAATTATAGGTGCTGGTTTGATTGAATTTGCTCATCATTGGCTAACTGGTCTTGCAAAGGTTCATTGGATTTTTGAACGTTGGATTATTTTCTTCGGAATCTTATACATTTTAGTTGTTATGTTCTTCCCTTACGGACTTGTTGGAAGCTTTAAGCTTTGGTGGTTCAAACGCCGTTCGAAAAAAGGGAAAGAAGATGTTTCAAAACATGACATTGCAAGCTAA
- a CDS encoding branched-chain amino acid ABC transporter permease, translated as MDVIINLTVNGLATGMLIFLLAAGLTLIFGLMDVLNFAHGGLFAWGAYAGIWTYTTSGSFLIGIFCAMLTGLILGYLMERYIVQPVYGNHIQQILITLGLMLVLSEMLKVVWGPNQLSATTPSYLSGSWEFGGVILIKYRLLIIAVGFLVFFLIHYILKNTKIGLIVRAGVMDKEMVQSLGINIKKVFMLVFMVGSALAALGGVLLGPYSGVIHAEMGLEFGILAFIVVVIGGMGSITGSVLAAILVGLAGSYMAYYVPDLALAVNMLLMALVLIFKPQGLFGIKG; from the coding sequence ATGGATGTAATTATTAATTTAACGGTAAATGGGTTGGCAACAGGTATGCTAATCTTCTTGCTCGCAGCTGGGCTAACCCTAATTTTTGGGTTAATGGATGTTCTGAATTTTGCTCACGGCGGTCTATTTGCATGGGGAGCCTATGCGGGTATATGGACTTATACAACTTCAGGAAGCTTTTTAATTGGAATCTTTTGTGCAATGCTTACAGGTCTAATCCTTGGATATTTAATGGAACGTTATATTGTTCAACCAGTTTACGGGAACCATATTCAACAAATCCTCATAACACTTGGATTAATGTTAGTGTTATCGGAGATGTTGAAGGTTGTTTGGGGCCCAAATCAATTAAGTGCAACGACACCGAGTTATTTATCTGGTAGTTGGGAATTTGGTGGGGTTATCTTAATTAAATATCGTTTACTGATTATTGCAGTTGGTTTTCTAGTGTTTTTCCTAATTCATTACATTTTAAAGAATACGAAAATTGGTTTAATCGTCCGAGCGGGTGTTATGGATAAGGAAATGGTTCAATCACTAGGCATTAATATTAAAAAAGTCTTTATGCTGGTTTTCATGGTTGGATCTGCATTAGCAGCACTAGGTGGAGTGTTACTTGGCCCATACTCTGGTGTTATTCATGCAGAAATGGGGCTAGAGTTCGGAATCCTCGCTTTTATTGTTGTAGTTATAGGAGGAATGGGAAGTATAACAGGTTCAGTGTTAGCTGCAATATTAGTAGGGTTGGCAGGTTCGTATATGGCGTACTATGTTCCAGATTTAGCCCTTGCTGTAAACATGCTTCTTATGGCACTTGTATTAATCTTTAAGCCACAAGGTCTATTCGGGATAAAGGGGTGA
- a CDS encoding 3-oxoacyl-ACP synthase: MPTIGVVSTGVYLPETYETAEEIAAKSGIPQDVIEKKLGITRKPIPGSADHTCQMGINAAKKAIAKAGIDPLSIDLVIYIGEEHKEYPLWTAAIKLQQEVGAKNAWGFDVAMRCGTTVMALKVAKDMMIADPSITTVLLAGGYRNGDFIDYENPRTRFMYNLGAGGGALLLQKGIRKNQVLETTIMTDGSFSEDVVVVAGGTKEPITAEAIENKRNMLDVLDPEGMKQRLEEKSMKNFLKVIRSSLEKSGYTEADIDYLGILHMKKSAHDFVLNELGLSDTQSIYLNEYGHIGQIDQILSLELAEESGKIKAGDIIVLVSAGIGYAWGATTIKWGE; the protein is encoded by the coding sequence TTGCCAACAATCGGTGTTGTAAGTACGGGAGTCTATCTTCCTGAAACGTACGAAACGGCGGAGGAAATTGCTGCGAAATCAGGGATTCCACAGGATGTCATAGAGAAGAAACTTGGCATAACACGAAAGCCAATCCCTGGTTCTGCAGATCATACTTGTCAAATGGGAATTAATGCAGCAAAAAAGGCAATTGCTAAAGCAGGTATTGATCCACTATCTATTGATTTGGTTATCTATATTGGGGAAGAGCATAAAGAATATCCATTATGGACCGCGGCGATAAAGCTACAACAAGAGGTAGGGGCTAAAAATGCATGGGGCTTTGATGTGGCAATGAGATGCGGTACGACAGTTATGGCTCTTAAAGTAGCAAAGGACATGATGATTGCTGATCCTTCTATTACTACCGTTTTATTAGCTGGTGGGTACAGAAATGGTGATTTCATTGATTACGAAAACCCACGTACAAGGTTTATGTATAACTTAGGTGCGGGTGGAGGAGCTCTTCTTTTACAAAAAGGGATCCGGAAAAATCAAGTGTTAGAAACGACGATCATGACAGATGGTTCTTTTTCAGAGGATGTTGTAGTGGTTGCAGGTGGTACGAAGGAACCTATTACAGCCGAAGCCATTGAAAATAAACGTAACATGCTTGATGTGTTAGATCCAGAGGGAATGAAGCAAAGATTAGAAGAAAAATCGATGAAGAACTTTTTAAAAGTTATTCGTTCATCACTGGAGAAAAGTGGTTATACCGAAGCGGATATCGACTATTTAGGAATTCTTCATATGAAAAAATCTGCTCATGATTTTGTTTTAAATGAGTTGGGCTTATCTGATACTCAATCCATCTATTTAAATGAATATGGGCATATTGGTCAAATTGATCAAATACTTTCATTAGAATTAGCAGAAGAATCTGGTAAAATAAAAGCAGGTGACATCATTGTTTTGGTTAGTGCAGGGATAGGCTATGCGTGGGGAGCTACAACCATTAAATGGGGGGAATAA
- the fabG gene encoding 3-oxoacyl-ACP reductase FabG gives MRLQDRVAIITGAANGLGYEAAVTFVREGAKVALVDFDQTGEQRAAELKDQGADVEFFQVDVANRESVDNMVTQVLNRFGKIDILINNAGITRDGMLTKLSQEDFQKVLDVNLTGVFNCTQAVVPHMISQGYGKIISTSSVSGVYGNVGQTNYAATKAAVVGMTKTWAKELGRKGINVNAVAPGFIETNMVAAVPEKVIEQMKSIIPLQRLGKPSDIANAYLYLASDEATYVNGTTLHVDGGIMM, from the coding sequence ATGAGATTACAAGACAGAGTAGCAATTATAACCGGTGCAGCTAACGGTTTAGGCTATGAAGCAGCAGTAACATTTGTAAGAGAAGGTGCCAAGGTAGCACTTGTCGACTTTGACCAAACGGGTGAGCAAAGAGCGGCAGAACTTAAGGACCAAGGCGCAGATGTTGAATTTTTTCAAGTAGATGTAGCCAATCGTGAAAGCGTTGACAACATGGTAACACAAGTACTCAATCGCTTTGGGAAAATCGACATCTTGATTAATAATGCAGGTATTACTCGTGATGGGATGCTAACAAAACTATCACAAGAAGATTTTCAAAAAGTACTTGATGTTAATTTAACAGGTGTTTTCAACTGTACACAGGCAGTTGTCCCTCACATGATTTCTCAAGGTTATGGGAAAATCATTAGTACTTCTTCTGTTTCAGGAGTGTATGGAAATGTGGGTCAAACCAATTATGCTGCAACTAAGGCAGCTGTTGTTGGAATGACAAAAACATGGGCGAAAGAGCTTGGACGAAAAGGCATTAATGTTAATGCAGTTGCACCTGGCTTTATTGAAACCAATATGGTTGCCGCTGTACCTGAAAAAGTAATTGAACAAATGAAATCTATTATTCCCCTGCAACGTTTAGGGAAGCCATCGGACATTGCAAATGCATATCTGTATTTAGCTTCGGATGAAGCTACGTACGTGAATGGCACCACGCTACACGTAGATGGCGGAATAATGATGTAA
- a CDS encoding alpha/beta hydrolase, producing MPTIQLKSVKLANGETLGYREREGGEHVVLLIHGNMTSSKHWDLVLENMNEDYKLYAVDMRGFGISTYMEPVNSIKDFSDDIKLFVDELGLKDFTMVGWSTGGAVGMQFAADYPGYCQKLVLLASASTRGYPFFALDATGQLDVTKRLVTKEDIDQDRARTIPVQHAYDTNDQAFLKGLWNMMIYRKKQPEETRYNEYVEDMLTQRNLRDVYYSLNTFNLSNHHNGLNEGTGLVENINIPVLVLRGAEDLVITENMAKEIVEDLGDYATFVELKGCGHSPLVDDLEQLLGVVSEFLEEKELSK from the coding sequence ATGCCGACTATTCAACTGAAATCTGTAAAACTAGCAAACGGAGAAACGTTAGGGTATAGAGAACGTGAAGGTGGAGAACATGTTGTTTTACTAATCCATGGTAATATGACTTCTTCAAAGCATTGGGATTTAGTGTTAGAAAATATGAATGAGGATTATAAGCTTTATGCAGTTGATATGAGAGGTTTTGGTATATCTACATATATGGAACCTGTTAACTCTATTAAAGACTTCTCAGATGATATTAAACTATTTGTTGATGAGCTAGGTTTAAAGGATTTTACGATGGTCGGTTGGTCAACTGGTGGTGCAGTCGGAATGCAATTTGCTGCAGATTACCCTGGCTATTGTCAAAAACTTGTTCTATTAGCTTCTGCCTCTACTAGGGGTTATCCATTCTTTGCCCTTGATGCAACTGGTCAACTCGATGTAACAAAGCGTTTAGTCACAAAGGAAGATATAGATCAAGACCGAGCTAGAACAATACCAGTCCAACACGCTTATGATACAAATGACCAGGCCTTTTTAAAAGGATTATGGAATATGATGATTTACCGTAAAAAACAACCAGAGGAAACACGTTACAATGAATATGTAGAGGACATGTTGACACAGCGAAACCTAAGAGATGTCTATTACTCTTTAAATACGTTTAATCTAAGTAATCATCATAATGGCCTAAATGAGGGTACTGGATTAGTAGAGAATATAAACATTCCTGTTCTAGTACTTCGTGGTGCCGAAGATTTAGTCATTACTGAGAATATGGCAAAAGAAATTGTAGAGGACCTAGGAGATTATGCAACCTTTGTCGAATTGAAAGGATGTGGGCATTCTCCTCTAGTAGATGACCTTGAACAATTGTTAGGAGTCGTATCTGAATTCTTGGAAGAGAAGGAGCTATCAAAATGA
- a CDS encoding ABC transporter ATP-binding protein, with translation MASIIETKDLTIAFGGHVAVDSVNFTVPKNHFKSIIGPNGAGKTTFFNLLSGQLSPTKGQVFLKGEEITKLSPTVRTRKGIGRSFQITNVFPNLTVLENVRLAVQSRAGVRYQMLSHFKKFKQFEDKSHDILKLVLLDNKSEAIAKNLAHGEKRKLEIAMLLALETEVLLLDEPTAGMSLEEVPTILEVIKKIKAEGNRTIILIEHKMDMIMDLSDSVMVLFNGKLLADGTPEEIMNNETVQSAYLGGLYNDDTAS, from the coding sequence TTGGCTTCAATTATTGAAACTAAGGATTTAACAATTGCTTTTGGTGGACATGTGGCAGTTGACAGTGTCAATTTCACGGTTCCTAAGAATCACTTTAAGTCAATTATCGGCCCGAATGGTGCTGGAAAAACTACATTCTTCAATCTTTTAAGCGGTCAGCTAAGCCCAACTAAAGGGCAGGTGTTTCTAAAAGGTGAGGAAATTACAAAGCTTTCTCCAACGGTTAGGACACGAAAAGGAATCGGTCGCTCCTTTCAGATTACAAATGTCTTCCCGAATTTAACAGTATTAGAGAATGTAAGACTTGCTGTTCAGTCGAGAGCGGGTGTTCGTTATCAAATGCTTTCTCATTTTAAAAAATTTAAGCAGTTCGAAGATAAATCGCATGACATTTTAAAATTAGTGCTTCTTGATAATAAATCTGAGGCAATTGCTAAAAACCTGGCTCATGGTGAAAAACGAAAATTAGAGATTGCAATGTTACTAGCTCTTGAGACAGAGGTGTTGTTGCTAGATGAACCAACTGCTGGAATGTCTCTGGAAGAAGTTCCAACAATCTTAGAAGTTATTAAAAAGATTAAGGCAGAAGGAAATCGAACCATTATATTAATTGAACACAAGATGGATATGATCATGGATTTATCAGATAGTGTCATGGTGTTATTTAACGGTAAACTTTTGGCAGATGGGACTCCAGAGGAAATCATGAATAATGAAACAGTACAATCGGCTTACTTAGGAGGGTTATATAATGACGACACCGCATCTTAA
- a CDS encoding long-chain fatty acid--CoA ligase has product MRWELDWLANRARISPDATAIVEGEDGTRWTYGQLNTRALNLATYLMSIGVKKGDRIALLSPNHIGYFDIFFACMKLGAIFVPLNWRLSKVEISYILTDCTPTFVAVHSTLKELLVIEEGNQYFEIDSTEYESITERKQTGFSDITTEINNNDPLAIIYTGGTTGKPKGAVLSHQSILWNGLNTIVSWSLSEKDVTLTYLPMFHTGGLNALSIPILLIGGKVVIASDFEPSKAVELINQEGCTVVLLVPTMYHMIVNSDFFKDVTFPTMHTFLSGGAPCPLPIYQAFEKKGLAFKEGYGLTEAGPNNFFIDPSIARFRRGSIGKPMIFNEIKLMGFDGEEAEPGQVGELLIRGKHVFEYYWNNPQATEEALIDGWLHTGDLAKKDDEGFHYIVGRKKEMIISGGENIYPLEVEHCMNQHPAVNEVAVFALPHPKWGEIVAAVVSLKSNLKVTDDELKTYCRQHLGSYKIPKYIIFENEIPKTHVGKIDKNSLQKKYENIVV; this is encoded by the coding sequence GTGAGGTGGGAATTAGACTGGTTAGCAAACCGAGCTCGAATTTCGCCAGATGCAACCGCTATTGTTGAGGGTGAAGACGGAACTCGTTGGACCTATGGGCAATTAAATACAAGAGCTTTGAACCTAGCAACTTATTTAATGTCTATTGGAGTGAAAAAAGGAGATCGAATCGCGTTATTATCTCCTAACCATATAGGGTACTTTGATATCTTTTTTGCGTGTATGAAGCTAGGAGCCATTTTTGTACCACTGAACTGGAGATTATCAAAAGTAGAAATTTCCTATATACTTACGGACTGCACACCGACCTTTGTTGCAGTTCATAGTACGTTAAAAGAGCTATTGGTTATAGAAGAGGGCAATCAATATTTTGAAATTGATTCAACTGAATATGAGTCGATAACAGAAAGAAAGCAAACGGGCTTTAGTGATATAACAACTGAAATAAACAATAATGATCCACTAGCTATCATTTATACAGGCGGGACAACAGGGAAACCAAAAGGCGCTGTTCTTAGTCATCAATCAATTCTCTGGAATGGGCTCAATACAATTGTAAGTTGGAGTTTAAGTGAGAAGGATGTTACCTTAACTTATCTACCAATGTTTCATACCGGAGGCTTGAATGCTCTATCTATTCCGATTTTATTAATAGGTGGAAAAGTTGTGATCGCGAGTGACTTTGAACCATCCAAAGCAGTGGAACTCATAAATCAAGAGGGATGCACAGTAGTGCTTTTAGTTCCCACGATGTATCACATGATTGTAAACAGTGACTTTTTTAAAGATGTTACATTTCCAACAATGCATACATTTCTTTCAGGTGGTGCTCCGTGCCCATTACCTATCTATCAAGCATTTGAGAAAAAAGGATTAGCCTTTAAAGAAGGATATGGTCTCACTGAAGCTGGTCCCAATAATTTCTTCATCGATCCAAGTATAGCTAGATTTCGAAGAGGATCAATTGGTAAACCGATGATTTTTAATGAAATCAAGCTTATGGGTTTTGATGGAGAAGAAGCTGAGCCTGGTCAGGTAGGGGAACTTTTGATTCGCGGAAAACATGTTTTTGAATATTACTGGAATAACCCTCAAGCAACAGAAGAGGCACTTATAGATGGTTGGCTACACACAGGTGATTTGGCTAAAAAGGATGATGAAGGCTTTCATTATATAGTGGGAAGGAAAAAAGAAATGATCATTTCAGGTGGAGAAAACATTTATCCACTAGAGGTTGAGCATTGTATGAACCAGCACCCTGCTGTGAATGAAGTGGCTGTATTTGCATTACCGCATCCCAAATGGGGAGAAATTGTAGCAGCAGTTGTATCCCTAAAAAGCAACCTGAAAGTTACCGATGATGAGTTAAAAACATACTGTAGGCAGCATTTAGGAAGTTATAAGATTCCAAAATATATTATTTTTGAAAATGAGATACCGAAAACACATGTAGGTAAAATTGATAAAAATTCACTACAGAAGAAGTATGAAAATATTGTTGTGTAA
- a CDS encoding acetyl-CoA C-acetyltransferase: MRNVVITSAVRSPIGTFGGAFKDLLPTDLIVPVLKEAVSKSGLANDEVNEVILGHCIQRTDEPNTARTAALLAGLADTTTGFTVQRQCASGMQAVISAALQIQAGLSDVVVAGGVEAMSSSPYVLKQHRWGARMQHGQVTDTVWEILEDPIHHIMMGETAENLADLHEISREEQDEVALLSHKRALNAIENGYFDSQIVPITIKSRKGDITVSKDENPRQDLTTDKLAGLRPVFRNDGTVTAGNASSLNDAAAALVLMAEEVAIEKGLTPLARISGFSLAGVDPKVMGRGPVPAIKDGLTKVGWSLEEADLIEVNEAFAAQYIAVEKELGLDRNKVNVNGSGISLGHPIGCTGARIVVSLVHELQRQNLQKGIASLCVGGGMGATVFVEAFKK; the protein is encoded by the coding sequence ATGAGAAATGTAGTAATTACATCAGCAGTTCGTTCACCAATCGGTACTTTTGGAGGTGCCTTTAAAGACTTACTTCCAACAGATTTAATCGTCCCTGTTTTAAAGGAAGCTGTTTCAAAAAGTGGCTTGGCAAATGATGAAGTGAATGAAGTTATTTTAGGACATTGTATTCAAAGAACAGATGAACCTAATACAGCAAGAACAGCTGCTTTATTAGCAGGCTTGGCCGATACAACAACTGGCTTTACTGTACAGAGACAATGTGCTTCAGGTATGCAAGCAGTCATTTCCGCTGCACTACAAATTCAAGCAGGCTTATCGGATGTTGTCGTTGCTGGTGGGGTAGAAGCAATGAGTTCTAGTCCATATGTATTGAAGCAGCATCGTTGGGGAGCTAGAATGCAACATGGACAAGTAACAGATACAGTTTGGGAGATTTTAGAGGATCCGATTCATCATATTATGATGGGAGAAACGGCAGAAAACCTTGCTGATCTTCATGAAATCTCAAGAGAAGAGCAGGATGAGGTAGCTTTGTTAAGTCATAAACGTGCATTAAATGCGATCGAAAATGGTTATTTTGACTCTCAAATTGTCCCAATAACAATTAAATCACGTAAAGGTGATATTACCGTTTCAAAGGATGAAAACCCACGTCAGGATTTAACAACTGATAAGTTAGCGGGATTACGTCCAGTGTTTAGAAATGATGGAACAGTAACGGCAGGAAATGCATCGAGTTTAAATGATGCAGCAGCTGCATTAGTCTTAATGGCAGAAGAAGTGGCGATTGAGAAAGGTCTTACACCACTAGCAAGAATTTCAGGATTTTCTCTAGCTGGTGTTGATCCAAAGGTGATGGGACGTGGACCAGTGCCTGCCATTAAAGATGGATTAACCAAAGTGGGATGGTCTTTAGAAGAAGCTGATTTAATTGAGGTTAATGAAGCCTTTGCTGCACAATATATCGCTGTTGAAAAAGAACTTGGATTAGATCGTAACAAAGTAAACGTAAATGGAAGCGGGATTAGTCTTGGTCATCCAATCGGATGTACAGGAGCTAGAATCGTAGTTTCACTTGTACATGAATTACAGCGTCAAAACCTACAAAAAGGTATAGCTAGCCTTTGTGTTGGTGGTGGTATGGGGGCAACGGTATTTGTAGAAGCATTTAAAAAATAA